The Lemur catta isolate mLemCat1 chromosome 17, mLemCat1.pri, whole genome shotgun sequence genome segment AGCTGACTCGTTTCCTGGTCTGTAACCCCACCCCAGGCTCTGTGCTTGCCCAACCTGCTGCGGGCCTTGCAGGGTTAAAGCCTCTGTCCCGAGGCCGGCAGAGACCGGGCTGGGAGGAAGGCCCAGGACCTGCTCCCTGCCTCAGCCATCTCCACGTGGCTCCCAGACTCGTTCTTGATTTACAGCCCAAGGGCAGAGGGAGGCGCCAGAGAGCACGCAGAGGCCATCCTGGGCCCCTCTCTGGTCTCCAGCGAGGCCACAGCAGGAGCGTCTGCCCAAGAGCTCTCTGGATTGGCGCTGCAGGGTCAGCGAGTGTCGGTCTGTGCGGAGCCTGGCCAGGGTCACCTGCAGCCGCTTGGTCCCCAGCACGCTAACCAGGGAGCGTCACCAGGTTGGTCCCTGCCTGGAGGAGAACAGATGTGTCTCACTGCCCCAGGGGCACGGCTGGGTCCCGAGGGAGGGGAGGTCCGGTGtctgctccctgtcccctcctgggaCGAAAGAGCCCACTGTTGCTTCCTAAGGGGAGCCTTATTAAGGGCCCCAGTGGGCCCTGCCCTCACTGTGCAGGCAGAGGTGACTCTGTGTCCTGTAACGTGGGCCCACCCAGCTCCCTGGGTGAGACTCGACCAGGCCCTGTTCAGCCGGTGGACCCAGCACAGCCTCTGGAGGCCCTGGGTCCCTGTGCCCCCAGCACTCTGCTTTAGGCCCACACACTCCCCGGGGGGCCCTAGGGCCCCCTTGACGGACACCCCTCTGTCCCCTCATTGGGACGTAGTCACAGGAGACTGGCAGAGGGAGACAACTGCTGAGAAACGTGGGGCTGGAGGACTTGATTCCATGAGCAGCTCCTCCCGGTCTCCCCGCATCCCCCTCACTCAGCCCAGCCGCGCAGAGCCCCGTCAGCTGGGCACATGCTGGACAGCGGCCAGAGCCGCCTCTCTGGAGCTGCCAGGTCTGAAAGGGGCCTGGGCAGGCTCAGCTCCCCCTACCCCAAACTcagtctgggaggcagagagtggGGATGAGAGGCTGGGGGTCCCAGGACTGGCAGTAGGAGTCAGGCAGCGAGGGGGTCCACTAGACTGGCTTGGGCCATCTTCCCTTGGCAGCCATGCCGAGGCCTGCTCAGGACTCTCCCATACACTAGAAAGTGGCCAGAGATGCTGATAACTCAGGCCCTTGCCCCGTGTCTCTCCAGCTGCGGGCACCTTTGCTTGCTGGGCTCCAGCCACCCTTCTTTGGAGTTACCAACTTGGCTTGCCTAGAGGCCTTCCGTGATGGCGCTCCCTCTCCTGCAATGCTTCTCCCCCAGGTCTTTGCTTGGCTGGCTCCCTTCACTCTTCAGGTGTTGGTGGCAACATCACCTCCAGGATGCCCTCCCCAATTGCCTCCTCCCTTGACAAGGCAGCAGCTGCTTCTGTCCATTTCCCCATCAGAAAGATCCAGATGCCTGCATGAGTGTCAGATTCACAGAACCTCAGAATTGGGTGAGAACTTGCAGACCTCGaggccctggcctctgcctggtGGTCACATGGCTTTTATACTCCCAGGGATGGGCTGCTTCCCAGCTCATGCGGCAGTGGGTCCTGGGGCCAGCGTCTCTGTCGGGCAGCTTGCCCCagggccctccctctgctctcaggCCCCCAGAATGGTCTGCTCCCTTGTCTGATTACTGGCATTACCCAGCTCCTTTTGGTGCGTCCCCTGGGTCCCCAACTCCTCTGAGACAGAACCCTGTTCAGGCTGGACTGCCTCAAGGGACCCACATCAGTCTATTTGTGGCAGAAAAGGTTAGCAGACTCTTGGGAAATGTCAGGAGATAAGTCAGAGCTGGCCAGAGGCGAGGCCCAGTGACGCTGTGTCATTTTACGAGAGTCTCTTTCCTTAATCAGTGGAAGAGGAAAACAAGCAATGAAGGATTTTCCATGTAACCACCAGTAGGGCACAGTGTTCTCTCCTTGCTTGAGCTTACCCCGAGAGGATGGGTCTGACCTAAGGCTGGGAACCCTGGCCTCAAACGGTGGGGTTGGGTGTTCTGGAGTGTGACTCCCAGGCATCTGGCCTTGGGCTGGACCACTGAGGTGGGCACAGCTAGTTCAGTTCATCTACTCCTGCACACTCATGGAGCAGATGGGGAACTGAGCCCAGAGGGGCAAGTTAGGCAGCATATCTGTGGAACCTGGGCCTCTGAGAGAGCTCTCAGAGAGATACAAGTCTTCTAAACtggaaatgtatttattcattacatcaccacccacccacccacctattcatctatccacccatccacccatctatctacccatctacccatccacccactcactcatctacccatccacaaacctatccacccatccatctacccatccatccatgcctccatccactcatccatccatccacccatccacccatccatccatccaccctctgatctatccatccatccatctacattaccacctatccatccatccgcccatccatccatccatccatccacccatccacccatccatccacccattcacctatccatccacccatccacctacccatccacccatccacaaacctatccacccatccatctatccatccatccatccacccatccacccatccattcacccctccacccacccatccacccatccacctatccatccacccatccacccacccatccacccatccacccattcacccaCCCGTccacccatccaccatccatccactatccacccatccatctctatccatccatatatccatccatccatccacccatccatccattcacccatccatctatccacccatccatctatccacccatccacctatccatctaCTCATCCAcgcatccatctatccacccatccatccatccatccacccaccatccacccaccatccacccatccagcaatccacccatccactcatcagTCCACCCATCCATACATCCACTCACCCTTCCACCCCtgcacctatccatccatccatccctccatccatccctccatccacccacccatccatcaatccatccccccacccttccacccatccacctatccatccatccatccatccatccatccaacaatccatccatccattcacccacccatccatccatccatccacccacccttccacccatgcacctatccatccatccacccacccatccatccatccatccatccacccatccacccatccacccatcaatccatccatccatccatccatctatccacacattcacccatccatccaaccatctacccacccatccatccatcccttcacccacccattcatctatccattcacccacccaaccatccgtccacccacccttccacccatgcacctatccatccatccatccatccatccatccacccatccacccatccacccaagaatccacccatccatccatccatccatccatctatccacacatccacccatccatccactcatatGTCTAGccttctgtccatccatccatccatccacccatccacccatccacccacgaatccacccatccatccatccatccatccatccatccatctatccacacatccacccatccatccactcatatGTCTAGccttctgtccatccatccatccatccatccatcaacccaatatatatttattaaagaacgTAGCAGGCAGCTGACACTACGAGAAAAGTGCCTACACCTAAAGCAGAGCTGCTCTGGTCCCACAGAACTTTTCTGGATTCTCAGCTTTGGGAGGGATTGCCCTGCCCTTCCTCTCGGccgtttttccttttctttgccatCTCGCCTCCATGATGACCCAGTGATCATGAGTGCAGTTGTAAACGTGTGAGCTCTGGTGCCCAGGGCCTGGGTTCAAGCCCTCTATCTCCACTctgctggggagagtgagggtcTGGGTTAGTGCTGGCCAGGGGTGGATGTGTGTGTGGGACCAGCCTGCACCTGGCCAGCCTTTGGTCAGTGTTGCTCAGTTGGGGTGCAGTCAGCGGTCCTGCTAGACACTGGCCTGCCCTGGCATACGTGTGCATGTGAACAGGGTCAAGTGGGTCTGGGGGGTGATGGACACAAACAAATGTCACATTTCAGCTGTAATGAGAGCTCAGTGGGGGATGAATGTGTTGCTCTGAGAAATGAAGAAGCAACAGCTTTCCAGGATGGATGGTCCCTGCTGTTCCAAGGGGATCCAGTCATGCTTGGGGCCTTCCTCCAAGCCCCGTCCCAGGCAGCTCCCTGCACTGCACCCCAAGGCCTGAGGGGCCAGGTCTGGGCTGCAGGGGCTGCCCAGGGATAATGAGCTGGCCTCGGGACACGCACTGGACAGCCTCCCCTGGAGCACTCGGTGCAGAGAGGCCTGTGGAGAAGCAGTGCAGACCCGCCCACCCCTATCGGGGCATGTTGGTCTGTT includes the following:
- the LOC123622073 gene encoding LOW QUALITY PROTEIN: guanine nucleotide exchange factor subunit RIC1-like (The sequence of the model RefSeq protein was modified relative to this genomic sequence to represent the inferred CDS: substituted 1 base at 1 genomic stop codon) gives rise to the protein PPIHPSIYPSTHPPTHSSTHPQTYPPIHLPIHPCLHPLIHPSTHPPIHPSTLXSIHPSIYITTYPSIRPSIHPSIHPSTHPSTHSPIHPPIHLPIHPSTNLSTHPSIHPSIHPSTHPFTPPPTHPPIHLSIHPSTHPSTHPPIHPPVHPSTIHPLSTH